The Lacipirellula parvula genome window below encodes:
- a CDS encoding sulfatase: MKLRRSSLWQRMATALVATAAAVGIAQAGSAADAKRPNVIVILADDLGWGELGAQGNKQIPTPNIDSIPANGVKFTQGYVSGPYCSPTRAGLVTGRYQTRFGHEWNPPQKPNAGLPVDQKTIADYLKSAGYATGVVGKWHLGVDEKFRPSKRGFDEFYGTLANTPFFHPQLVDSKISDQPKRVEDPEFYTTDAYGKRAVEFITEHKDEPFFLYLPFNAQHAPLEAPQKYLDRFPEIKNEKRKHFAAILSATDDAIGDVLKSLKDNGIEENTLVIYLADNGGPTQGTTSSNLPLRGFKMTTLEGGVRVPFYAQWKGKIPAGQVYENPIIQLDIIPTALAAAGVAVNPDWQLDGVDLLPYLTGKNNAKPHDELFWRLGEQWAVRKGDWKLVTSRIDGPQPRLFNLSEDIGEANDLAAKHPEKVAELRKDWEAWNEKNIPAAWEPNGNPEKLKVRKGAGKQARRKRAAQAGGAAAGE; this comes from the coding sequence ATGAAACTACGCAGATCATCGCTGTGGCAGCGGATGGCGACGGCGCTCGTCGCGACCGCGGCTGCCGTCGGCATCGCGCAGGCGGGTTCGGCCGCTGACGCGAAGAGACCGAACGTCATCGTGATCCTCGCCGACGACCTCGGCTGGGGCGAACTCGGCGCCCAAGGGAACAAACAGATCCCGACGCCGAACATCGACTCGATTCCCGCCAATGGCGTGAAGTTTACGCAAGGCTACGTTTCCGGCCCCTACTGCAGCCCGACGCGAGCCGGTCTGGTGACGGGCCGTTACCAAACGCGCTTCGGCCATGAGTGGAACCCGCCGCAAAAGCCGAACGCGGGGCTGCCGGTCGATCAGAAGACAATCGCCGACTACCTGAAATCGGCCGGCTACGCCACCGGCGTCGTCGGCAAATGGCATCTTGGCGTGGATGAAAAGTTCCGCCCGTCGAAGCGCGGATTCGACGAATTCTACGGCACGCTCGCGAATACGCCGTTCTTCCATCCGCAGCTTGTCGACTCAAAGATTTCGGACCAACCAAAGCGTGTCGAAGATCCCGAGTTCTACACGACCGATGCCTACGGCAAGCGGGCCGTCGAGTTCATCACCGAGCACAAGGACGAGCCGTTCTTCCTCTATCTGCCGTTCAACGCGCAGCATGCTCCGCTCGAAGCGCCGCAGAAGTACCTCGATCGCTTCCCGGAGATCAAAAACGAAAAGCGGAAGCATTTCGCCGCCATCCTCTCGGCAACCGACGATGCGATTGGCGACGTGCTGAAATCGCTCAAGGACAACGGCATCGAAGAAAACACGCTCGTGATCTACCTTGCCGACAACGGCGGCCCGACGCAAGGCACGACTTCGAGCAACCTGCCGCTCCGCGGCTTCAAGATGACGACGCTCGAAGGAGGCGTGCGCGTGCCTTTTTACGCTCAGTGGAAGGGGAAGATTCCGGCGGGTCAGGTTTACGAGAACCCGATCATTCAGCTCGACATCATCCCGACCGCGCTCGCGGCGGCAGGCGTCGCGGTGAATCCCGACTGGCAACTCGATGGGGTCGACTTGCTGCCCTACCTCACGGGCAAGAACAACGCGAAGCCGCACGACGAACTCTTCTGGCGGCTCGGCGAGCAGTGGGCCGTTCGCAAGGGAGATTGGAAGCTCGTCACTTCGCGTATCGACGGACCGCAGCCGCGGCTGTTCAACCTGAGCGAAGACATCGGCGAAGCGAACGATCTCGCCGCCAAGCATCCCGAAAAGGTGGCCGAGCTCCGCAAAGACTGGGAAGCGTGGAATGAGAAAAACATTCCGGCCGCTTGGGAGCCGAACGGCAATCCCGAGAAGCTGAAAGTTCGCAAGGGTGCGGGCAAGCAGGCTCGTCGCAAGCGAGCCGCGCAGGCCGGCGGCGCCGCGGCTGGCGAGTAA
- a CDS encoding autotransporter-associated beta strand repeat-containing protein: MRKLISRATLLSLIGATAVGSIDERQAAAQQLIPTSGTVAWNDDANWGQPFPNCAGTTAIVSAPTGHLIVDLGQPITLDTLTINKGTAATNNFDTTVRGSATNTLTFTGAALISNEYTAEGTGWSYIDAPVIFNSTLTITQKDDEAIRFYQPLSGAGGLLVNRTTSGEGTVRFVAANSYAGPTVIAGNGAQTFAVVRLEHAGSIPGGIDATGGTSNITLKDSAILGLNGSDFKRTFGAGPDQIQFSGGQNGFAAFTTDRAVNIGGNLQEVNWGTAGLGTFVLGAVNATATVDFQNPLNLGSSNRSIRLNDGGAAVDGRISGVISATGTGTFTKLGAGTLALAAANTYAGNTIINNGGLRLEKANAIPATSNLTISGNGHLQLAVSDYAANLGTGAGQVQFTTGGGGFSASNGTWKVTLNGGAGLTWGAGNFIAAGNNFILSDDSSADGTVDFTNPINLAGAARTVATRAGAADIDARLSGVISGAGSGSSFVKNQQGTLELSAANTYEGPTQIANGVLLLTNQNSIPGGVTGGNIANINLSGNNGVVALGANDFTSGIGTGAGQVQFGSGVNVGFAAFGATRNVNLGGASQQVVWSGGFISGKFLVGTAGADATVVFQNPIDLNGGARSFLARNGNAPIAGEISNVISGASGSVVKEGNGHLAFTAANTYDGGTSIIAGRLYANNTTGSAVGSGDVTVSGTGTLAGTGFVGTAGDASNVAVQTGGHINPGVAIGQLTVSGNVTFATGSFFDVDLDGGGFDKLTVNGATSLEGTLNVVVPTGFTATPGTTYSILSSTGGVSGQFAAITTNGTNAWTAQYDANGVTLVAGALPSNYAADFDLDGDVDSDDLTRWKTNYGLASGGTKATGDANGDGIVDGADFLSWQREFGGGVTPPASPATAAVPEPASGAIGLAAVLGALPLIRKFRRPRSLRQGEQ, encoded by the coding sequence ATGCGAAAGCTCATCTCCCGCGCTACGCTTTTGAGTCTAATCGGCGCCACGGCGGTCGGATCGATCGACGAGCGCCAAGCGGCTGCTCAGCAGTTGATCCCAACCTCCGGAACCGTCGCCTGGAACGACGACGCCAATTGGGGGCAACCGTTTCCCAATTGCGCCGGCACGACGGCAATCGTCTCGGCGCCCACCGGGCACTTGATCGTTGACCTTGGCCAGCCGATTACGCTCGACACGCTCACGATCAACAAAGGGACGGCCGCGACAAACAACTTTGATACGACGGTGCGCGGTTCAGCGACGAACACGCTGACGTTCACCGGCGCCGCGCTCATCAGCAACGAGTATACCGCCGAGGGAACGGGCTGGAGTTACATCGACGCCCCGGTGATCTTCAATTCCACGCTGACGATCACGCAGAAGGATGACGAAGCGATTCGCTTCTACCAACCACTTTCGGGCGCCGGCGGGCTGCTCGTCAACCGCACCACTAGCGGCGAGGGAACGGTTCGCTTCGTCGCGGCGAACAGTTACGCCGGACCGACAGTGATCGCCGGCAACGGAGCGCAAACGTTCGCTGTGGTGCGACTGGAGCACGCCGGCTCGATCCCGGGCGGCATCGACGCCACGGGGGGAACGAGCAACATCACGCTGAAGGATAGCGCGATCCTCGGCCTGAATGGTTCTGACTTCAAGCGGACCTTCGGCGCCGGCCCCGATCAAATCCAATTCAGCGGCGGGCAAAACGGTTTCGCCGCGTTCACGACCGACCGTGCGGTGAACATCGGCGGGAACCTACAGGAAGTGAATTGGGGCACGGCTGGCCTGGGGACGTTTGTGCTCGGCGCCGTCAACGCGACGGCGACCGTTGATTTCCAGAATCCGCTCAACCTCGGCAGCTCGAATCGCTCGATTCGCCTTAACGACGGCGGGGCAGCCGTCGATGGTCGGATCAGCGGCGTGATCAGCGCGACGGGCACGGGGACCTTCACCAAGCTTGGCGCCGGGACGCTCGCGCTCGCGGCGGCGAACACCTACGCCGGCAACACGATCATCAACAACGGCGGTTTGCGGCTGGAGAAGGCCAACGCGATTCCGGCAACGAGCAACCTGACGATTTCCGGCAACGGGCATCTGCAACTCGCCGTATCCGACTACGCGGCCAACTTGGGAACAGGTGCGGGCCAAGTGCAGTTCACCACCGGGGGCGGCGGCTTCTCGGCATCGAACGGTACGTGGAAAGTGACGCTCAACGGCGGCGCCGGGCTGACGTGGGGCGCCGGCAACTTCATCGCTGCGGGAAACAACTTCATTCTGTCGGATGATAGCAGCGCGGACGGGACGGTCGACTTCACCAACCCGATCAATCTCGCGGGCGCTGCTCGGACGGTTGCCACCCGCGCCGGTGCGGCGGACATCGATGCGCGGCTAAGCGGCGTCATCAGCGGCGCCGGCAGCGGCAGCTCGTTCGTGAAGAACCAGCAGGGGACGCTGGAACTCTCGGCCGCCAACACCTACGAAGGCCCGACGCAAATCGCCAACGGCGTGCTGCTGCTCACGAATCAGAACTCGATCCCCGGCGGCGTGACCGGCGGGAACATCGCCAACATCAACCTCAGCGGCAACAACGGCGTCGTCGCCCTCGGCGCCAACGACTTCACCAGCGGCATCGGCACAGGGGCCGGGCAGGTGCAGTTCGGTTCGGGCGTAAACGTCGGCTTCGCGGCCTTCGGCGCGACCCGCAACGTCAACCTTGGCGGCGCTTCGCAGCAAGTGGTTTGGAGCGGAGGATTCATCTCCGGCAAGTTTCTCGTCGGCACCGCTGGCGCCGACGCGACGGTTGTCTTCCAAAACCCGATCGACCTGAACGGCGGCGCCCGCTCGTTCCTCGCGCGCAACGGCAACGCACCGATCGCCGGCGAGATCAGCAACGTCATTAGCGGCGCCAGCGGCAGCGTCGTGAAGGAAGGCAACGGCCATCTCGCCTTCACTGCGGCCAATACTTACGACGGCGGTACTTCGATCATTGCCGGCCGACTCTATGCGAACAACACAACGGGCTCGGCCGTCGGCAGCGGCGACGTGACCGTTAGCGGCACCGGCACGCTGGCGGGTACCGGCTTCGTCGGCACGGCGGGCGATGCGTCGAACGTTGCGGTGCAGACGGGCGGCCATATCAATCCGGGCGTCGCGATCGGCCAGCTCACCGTCTCGGGCAACGTGACGTTCGCGACGGGATCGTTCTTCGACGTCGATCTCGACGGCGGCGGGTTCGACAAGCTGACGGTAAACGGCGCCACCAGCCTCGAGGGAACGCTCAACGTCGTCGTGCCGACTGGCTTCACGGCGACGCCGGGGACGACTTACTCGATTTTGTCGTCGACAGGCGGCGTGTCGGGGCAATTCGCGGCGATCACCACCAACGGGACAAATGCCTGGACGGCTCAGTATGATGCCAACGGCGTGACGCTCGTTGCAGGCGCTCTGCCGTCGAACTACGCGGCCGACTTCGATCTCGACGGCGACGTCGACAGCGACGACCTCACCCGCTGGAAGACGAACTACGGACTCGCGTCGGGAGGAACCAAAGCTACCGGCGACGCGAATGGCGACGGCATTGTCGACGGGGCCGACTTCCTGTCGTGGCAGCGGGAGTTCGGCGGCGGCGTGACGCCGCCGGCTAGCCCCGCGACAGCCGCGGTGCCGGAGCCGGCGAGCGGGGCCATCGGTTTGGCCGCGGTCCTCGGCGCCCTGCCCTTGATTCGGAAATTTCGTCGCCCGCGCTCGCTTCGCCAGGGCGAGCAGTAA
- a CDS encoding PSD1 and planctomycete cytochrome C domain-containing protein: MSLQRYLRLCPAPALFLLLAIVARWPASAAELDATIAADSAFSAEQLEFFERHIRPLLATHCFECHAGEHQEGGLRLDSRSAVLAGGDSGPALDLQQPEVSLLIDAVRYGDIYQMPPTEQLPAEQVKLLEEWIAQGAPWPPEAAPTTVATKPAFDLQARKASHWAWRPIEKPPTPTDVGAAPASPIDAFLLAKLNDAKVTRAELADRGALLRRMSFDLTGLPPTPAEIREFESDPSPRARERMVDRLLASPHFGERWARHWLDVVRYAETLGHESDFPLTEAWRYRDYVIRAFNADLPYDQFVREHIAGDLLEEPRRHPTERFDESILATGFWYLGEAVHAPVDARADQATRLENQVDVFSKAFLGLTVACARCHDHKFDAISTKDYYALAGYLASSHQQVARLDPNGELEAGAARLAELQAAGREVIAAAALFSQLESELHHAAADVRGEPSEQVFADFSGGFENWFRSGWAFGSTLTEPGDWRVRASQPALLATGVAHSGRFGERLPGVLRSPTFTIEKPHLHYRVAGHHGKVRLIVDGYAMDPFTPQLFEGFTFEVDGDEFEWRSQDASRYLGHRAHLEFVDAGEGWLAVDEVCFSESKQSPSDDRSKLESMPVPDWALQSEPIAGLTSLVQSMQNIDESLPDPVAAVTIGDGSGEDLRVHIRGNHKTPGEVAPRRLLEAITADDPPNSPPSSGRLELAERMFRDDNPFVARVMVNRIWFHLMGRGLVPTVDNFGALGEPPSHPQLLDYLAARFIEEGWSIKRLIREIMLSDVYHLSTVGVPAAEIADPQNRLLHRANVRRLEGEAIRDALLCNSGRLDRTLLGPPVPIHLTPFMDGRGKPATSGPLDGAGRRSIYLEVRRNFLAPFLLAFDMPAPATCVGQRNASNVPAQALTLLNDPLVLELCDRWAERIVAEPGSTDERIRGLYFAAFGREPTPAEATAASEFVLQQSAERGSDGSDKRVWADLCHVLVNVKEFIYLR; the protein is encoded by the coding sequence ATGAGTTTGCAACGATACCTGCGGCTTTGCCCAGCGCCGGCGCTGTTCCTCTTGCTAGCTATTGTCGCTCGCTGGCCAGCCTCTGCCGCGGAGTTGGACGCGACCATCGCAGCGGATTCCGCATTCTCTGCCGAGCAACTCGAATTCTTCGAGCGGCACATCCGCCCGCTACTCGCGACGCACTGTTTCGAGTGCCACGCTGGCGAGCACCAAGAAGGAGGGCTGCGGCTTGATTCCCGTTCCGCCGTCCTCGCTGGCGGCGACTCGGGTCCCGCTCTCGACTTGCAGCAACCGGAAGTCAGCCTGCTGATCGACGCCGTACGCTACGGCGACATCTATCAAATGCCGCCCACCGAGCAGTTGCCCGCGGAACAAGTAAAACTGCTCGAAGAGTGGATCGCCCAAGGCGCCCCCTGGCCGCCGGAAGCGGCGCCCACTACCGTCGCAACGAAGCCTGCATTCGATTTGCAAGCTCGCAAGGCTAGCCACTGGGCCTGGCGACCAATCGAAAAGCCGCCCACACCGACCGATGTCGGCGCCGCGCCCGCCTCGCCGATCGACGCCTTTCTGCTGGCCAAGCTAAATGATGCGAAAGTAACACGGGCCGAACTGGCCGATCGCGGGGCGCTACTGCGGCGGATGTCGTTTGATCTGACCGGCCTGCCCCCTACGCCGGCGGAAATTCGCGAGTTCGAAAGCGATCCATCGCCGCGGGCCCGCGAGCGGATGGTCGACCGGCTGCTCGCGTCGCCCCACTTCGGCGAACGCTGGGCCCGTCACTGGCTCGACGTCGTCCGCTACGCCGAAACGCTGGGGCATGAATCGGATTTCCCGCTGACCGAGGCGTGGCGGTACCGCGATTACGTGATCCGAGCGTTCAACGCCGATCTGCCGTACGACCAATTCGTCCGCGAGCATATCGCCGGCGACTTGCTCGAAGAGCCGCGACGGCATCCAACGGAACGATTTGACGAGTCGATTCTCGCCACTGGGTTTTGGTATCTCGGCGAGGCGGTGCACGCTCCAGTCGACGCCCGCGCCGATCAGGCGACGCGACTCGAGAACCAAGTCGACGTTTTTTCGAAGGCGTTTCTCGGGCTGACCGTCGCCTGTGCCCGTTGTCACGACCACAAGTTCGATGCGATCTCGACGAAGGATTACTACGCCCTCGCCGGCTACCTCGCAAGTTCGCATCAGCAGGTCGCTCGACTCGATCCCAACGGCGAACTCGAAGCGGGAGCCGCCCGCTTAGCCGAACTTCAGGCTGCGGGGCGAGAGGTGATCGCCGCCGCCGCGCTCTTCAGCCAGCTCGAAAGCGAACTGCACCACGCCGCCGCCGACGTTCGCGGCGAACCATCGGAACAAGTATTTGCCGACTTCTCAGGCGGCTTCGAGAATTGGTTCCGCAGCGGCTGGGCCTTCGGCTCAACCCTGACCGAGCCTGGCGACTGGCGCGTCCGCGCGTCTCAACCCGCGCTCCTCGCGACTGGCGTCGCCCACAGCGGCCGCTTCGGCGAACGACTCCCCGGCGTCTTGCGCTCGCCGACGTTCACCATCGAAAAACCACATCTCCACTACCGCGTCGCTGGCCATCATGGCAAAGTTCGCCTGATCGTCGACGGCTACGCGATGGACCCGTTCACGCCGCAGCTCTTCGAGGGCTTTACGTTCGAAGTTGACGGCGACGAGTTCGAGTGGCGGAGCCAGGATGCGAGCCGGTACCTCGGGCACCGCGCGCACCTCGAATTTGTCGACGCCGGGGAAGGGTGGCTGGCGGTTGATGAAGTCTGCTTCTCGGAGAGCAAGCAATCGCCGAGCGACGATCGCTCCAAGCTCGAAAGCATGCCCGTTCCTGACTGGGCGCTCCAGAGCGAACCGATCGCTGGGCTAACGTCGCTCGTGCAATCGATGCAGAACATCGACGAATCTTTGCCCGATCCCGTTGCCGCAGTCACGATTGGCGACGGCAGCGGCGAAGACCTGCGCGTTCATATCCGCGGCAACCACAAAACTCCCGGCGAGGTCGCGCCGCGACGCCTGCTCGAAGCGATCACTGCCGACGACCCGCCGAACTCGCCACCAAGCAGCGGCCGGCTGGAACTCGCCGAGCGGATGTTCCGCGATGACAACCCGTTCGTCGCCCGTGTGATGGTCAACCGCATTTGGTTCCACCTCATGGGCCGCGGCCTCGTGCCGACGGTCGATAACTTCGGCGCCCTCGGCGAACCGCCGAGCCACCCCCAACTTCTCGACTATCTCGCCGCCCGCTTCATCGAAGAAGGGTGGTCGATCAAACGGCTCATCCGCGAGATCATGCTCAGCGACGTCTATCACCTCTCGACAGTCGGCGTGCCAGCTGCAGAGATCGCCGACCCGCAGAATCGCCTGCTCCATCGCGCCAACGTCCGTCGGCTCGAGGGCGAGGCGATTCGCGACGCACTGCTTTGCAACTCCGGTCGGCTCGACCGCACGCTCCTCGGGCCGCCCGTGCCGATCCACCTCACCCCCTTCATGGATGGCCGCGGCAAGCCCGCGACGAGCGGCCCGCTTGATGGCGCCGGCCGGCGAAGCATCTACCTCGAAGTCCGCCGCAACTTCCTCGCGCCGTTCCTGCTGGCGTTCGACATGCCAGCGCCCGCTACCTGCGTCGGCCAGCGAAACGCCTCAAACGTCCCAGCTCAAGCGCTCACGCTGCTGAACGATCCGCTCGTGCTGGAACTCTGCGATCGCTGGGCGGAGCGCATTGTGGCGGAACCGGGCTCGACGGACGAGCGAATTCGCGGGCTCTACTTCGCCGCCTTCGGCCGCGAGCCGACGCCCGCCGAAGCGACCGCGGCGAGTGAGTTCGTTTTGCAGCAATCCGCCGAACGTGGAAGCGACGGCAGCGACAAACGCGTTTGGGCAGATCTCTGCCACGTCCTGGTGAACGTCAAAGAGTTCATTTACCTGCGGTAA
- a CDS encoding DUF1501 domain-containing protein, with translation MHCGRFLNAPLTRRQLLQRSAGGFGALALAGLHADVARAEQSSSSGRSHFAPKARNVIFLYMDGGPSQVDTFDPKPRLQAEHGQPFKMRMEPTQFNDNGLTLGSPWKFAKHGQCGMGVSELFPHVAQCADEMALIRSMTSEFSEHTSANYFLHTGAGIQGRPSAGAWTIYGLGSESQNLPGFVVLNGGLIPPGGIDNFGNGYLPASSQASLLRPRGEAIANVASREQVAAQIDAKLNLRRRLDGFVAERFAHADPIESAIANYELAFRMQAAVPELTDLSSETAATKKLYGLDAEFEPTRTFAAECLLARRLVERGVRFVELTCPAAAGVDRWDQHSKLIPGHRDNARAVDQPIAALLMDLKARGMLDETVVWWSGEFGRTPFAQGSDGRDHNPFGFSCWLAGGGVRGGTIYGSTDEYGYKAVEDRVEMHDLHATLLHLLGIDHERLTYRFSGRDMRLTDVAGRVVQGILA, from the coding sequence ATGCACTGCGGCCGCTTCCTCAACGCCCCGCTGACGCGACGCCAACTCCTGCAACGGAGCGCCGGCGGCTTCGGCGCCCTCGCGCTCGCCGGGTTGCATGCCGACGTGGCCCGTGCGGAGCAGTCGAGCAGCAGCGGCCGCTCGCACTTCGCGCCAAAAGCCCGCAACGTCATCTTCCTTTACATGGACGGCGGTCCCTCGCAAGTCGATACGTTCGACCCCAAGCCGCGGCTCCAAGCGGAGCATGGCCAACCTTTCAAGATGCGGATGGAGCCGACGCAGTTCAACGACAACGGCCTCACGCTCGGCAGCCCCTGGAAGTTCGCCAAGCATGGCCAGTGCGGGATGGGCGTCAGCGAACTCTTCCCGCACGTTGCGCAGTGCGCCGACGAGATGGCGCTCATCCGCTCGATGACCTCTGAGTTCTCCGAACACACAAGCGCGAACTACTTTCTCCACACAGGCGCCGGCATCCAAGGCCGACCCAGCGCCGGCGCCTGGACGATCTACGGCCTAGGGAGCGAATCGCAAAATCTTCCCGGCTTCGTCGTCCTCAACGGCGGCCTCATCCCGCCCGGCGGCATCGATAATTTTGGCAATGGCTACCTGCCTGCAAGTAGCCAGGCGTCGCTTTTGCGACCGCGCGGCGAGGCCATCGCCAATGTCGCGTCGCGCGAGCAAGTCGCCGCGCAAATCGATGCGAAGCTAAATCTCCGCCGCCGGCTCGACGGTTTTGTTGCCGAGCGGTTTGCCCACGCCGATCCGATCGAATCGGCGATCGCCAACTACGAACTCGCGTTCCGCATGCAGGCCGCAGTTCCCGAACTCACCGACCTCTCCAGCGAAACGGCCGCAACGAAGAAACTCTATGGCCTCGACGCCGAGTTCGAACCGACGCGCACCTTCGCCGCGGAGTGCTTGCTCGCCCGTCGCTTGGTCGAGCGGGGCGTCCGCTTCGTCGAGTTGACTTGCCCCGCTGCTGCCGGTGTCGATCGCTGGGACCAGCACAGCAAACTCATCCCCGGCCACCGCGATAATGCCCGCGCCGTCGATCAACCGATTGCGGCCCTGCTCATGGATTTGAAAGCTCGCGGCATGCTCGACGAGACGGTCGTCTGGTGGAGCGGCGAGTTCGGCCGCACGCCGTTTGCCCAGGGGAGCGATGGCCGCGATCACAATCCGTTCGGCTTTAGCTGCTGGCTCGCCGGCGGCGGCGTTCGCGGCGGCACGATCTACGGCAGCACCGACGAATACGGCTACAAAGCCGTTGAAGACCGCGTCGAGATGCACGACCTCCACGCGACGCTCCTCCATTTGCTCGGCATCGACCACGAGCGGCTCACCTACCGCTTCAGCGGCCGCGACATGCGCCTCACTGACGTCGCGGGACGCGTGGTGCAGGGAATTCTGGCGTGA
- a CDS encoding calcium-binding protein: MLAVTATFSPASGVLSVYGDSGDNTIEVSRNAAGAILVNGGAVAIVGGAPTIANTNLMNLFGLSGNDTLSLNEANGALPKANLFGGGGSDVLNGGSGADLAFGQSGNDVISGRGGADMLFGGSNDDTLAGGDADDQVFGQSDSDRMIWNPGDDTDLNEGGAGVDVVEVNGGNGSEVFTTTANGTRVRFDRIDPAPFSIDIGTSESLVLNANGGNDQFSATGNLAALIAITVDGGTGDDIIFGSNGADILRGGDNNDFIDGQQGNDAIFAGAGEDVIQWDPGDGNDVIEGEQGNDRLQFNGSAANEQIELSANGGRTRLFRNIANIILDIDDVERIDVAALSGTDALVVHSLAGTDLTVVNLLLASSIGGAIGDSAADTVTINGTAGEDAISVFSGASGVTVNGLAATVNIITADATLDRLIVNGLGSDDVVDATGLTTAGMLLTADGGEGDDVLMGGDGGDTLLGGLGDDVLIGGPGADVLDGGSGDNVVIQ, from the coding sequence ATGCTAGCGGTGACGGCGACCTTTTCGCCGGCGAGCGGCGTGCTGAGCGTCTACGGCGATAGCGGCGACAACACGATTGAGGTCAGCCGCAACGCCGCGGGAGCAATCCTCGTGAACGGCGGCGCCGTGGCGATTGTGGGCGGCGCACCGACGATCGCCAACACGAACCTGATGAACCTGTTCGGCCTCAGCGGCAACGATACGCTCTCGCTCAACGAAGCTAACGGTGCGTTGCCGAAAGCAAACCTCTTCGGCGGCGGCGGGAGCGACGTGCTGAACGGCGGTTCGGGGGCGGATCTCGCCTTCGGGCAATCGGGTAACGACGTCATTTCCGGGCGCGGCGGTGCCGACATGCTCTTCGGCGGATCGAACGACGACACGCTCGCCGGCGGCGACGCCGACGATCAGGTCTTCGGTCAGAGCGACTCCGACCGCATGATTTGGAATCCGGGCGACGACACCGATCTCAACGAGGGGGGCGCCGGCGTCGACGTCGTTGAAGTCAACGGCGGCAACGGCTCCGAAGTCTTCACGACCACTGCCAACGGAACGCGGGTTCGCTTCGATCGCATCGACCCCGCGCCGTTTTCGATCGACATTGGCACGAGCGAAAGCCTCGTGCTGAACGCCAACGGCGGCAATGATCAATTCTCGGCGACCGGAAACCTGGCCGCGCTGATCGCGATCACTGTCGACGGCGGAACTGGAGACGACATCATCTTCGGCAGCAACGGCGCCGACATCCTGCGCGGCGGCGACAACAACGATTTCATCGACGGGCAGCAAGGCAACGACGCCATCTTCGCCGGCGCCGGCGAAGACGTCATCCAGTGGGATCCCGGCGATGGCAACGACGTCATCGAAGGGGAGCAAGGCAATGACCGATTGCAGTTCAACGGCAGCGCGGCCAACGAACAAATCGAACTCTCGGCCAACGGCGGCCGAACTCGCCTGTTCCGCAACATTGCCAACATTATTCTCGACATCGACGACGTCGAGCGCATCGACGTCGCCGCACTGTCAGGCACGGATGCACTGGTCGTTCACTCGCTTGCCGGCACCGACCTGACCGTCGTCAACCTGTTGCTCGCCAGCTCGATTGGCGGCGCGATTGGGGACAGCGCGGCCGATACGGTGACCATCAACGGCACGGCCGGTGAAGACGCGATCTCTGTCTTCAGCGGCGCCAGCGGCGTCACCGTCAACGGGTTGGCCGCCACCGTCAACATCATCACGGCCGACGCGACGCTTGATCGACTCATCGTCAACGGCCTAGGCAGCGACGACGTGGTCGACGCCACTGGGCTCACCACGGCCGGCATGCTTCTCACGGCAGACGGCGGCGAGGGAGACGACGTCCTCATGGGAGGCGACGGAGGAGATACGCTGCTGGGAGGTTTGGGAGACGACGTGCTGATCGGCGGCCCCGGCGCCGATGTGCTCGATGGCGGCTCCGGCGATAACGTGGTGATCCAATGA